gcctaccttcatcctggtgtaatgtctatttgtctttatcaattgcattcaaccagtggaaggcttcctcattcgcccgcctaataatgtccatctgcaggttaaacttcttctcctgatgctctgttgcagccacccacatccaattgcaaagtgctgaggttcgatatgccttttggaagtttgccttcaaatgccttaaacaataacgatggtaggcaaagggtggctgccacccctgcaaattgaacatattgtgcaatatgccagcatgtctgtctgatatcacacatATTTCCATgtgatccttaataacgtgttgccttaagtagtcctAAAACATACCCgacgtactaatgctctcattagctgcaattgcaaaagctagagggaatatagctccatttgcatccattccaactgctattagtagctttatgtcatacttcccgtacacatgtgttccatctattgatattacaggccgacaatgagcaaaaccatcaatgcatggtttggagacccaaaacaacaacaacaacaacaacaacccactgaaatcccacatcgtggggtctggggagggtagaatgtacgcagaccatactcctaccaaggtaggatggctgtttccgagagaccctcggctcaatagaagcataaaaagggagtggaggcccaaaacacaaaattaaaaatattaccgggcacaccaggcttcgatttgagcttccattcaacaacagtatcATGATTGAAGTTTGTAGAtccgccatgtatctcggcaacttcttgaaagagccctcccaatggccgaagactatctcatgtgcacgcctaagCCCAAGATAAGCCTTCCTCGTAAAATACCGCGTTATGACAAtataacgcagtaatttaatgcgttatactggcataacgcattattttactgcgctataccgcTGCAGTATATTGTCACCTCATCTGTCAAACAGAAAAATGTCATGATtcaaatcaaactttatataacgtaatttgatGAATAACTGTTACCAATCacacaacattccacacaaaattgagttactatgtcattttttgacaaatttagagatattaatcgtgttatatcgttcactccagcaaatatctttgaagcaatgggtaggacctgggaactagatgatgatgattttcattactcaaataaccctaacgacaaattcaatcgagaatacaataataaaatgagagaggagtgggattggcgtgttagggaggctgcagcactggagcacaagttggagtcagtagggcttaaacgcccaaaaaaacgtgctatgtcaatgcctcgcggaactccacaagagtttaatttggctcttaatcgttttcgcgaagagaacaatcggatgcaaatacgttaccatagggtagaatatggtatacatggtagcacaagatttagatctaagtgggattcggactgtgaaatgtccgatgaagattaatatttttcttataataaggtaagtaggtagaccttccccccccccccccccctcccgagggtacttgggggtttgcaactatataagtagccatttcttttgttattagactacaccatattcaatgtcgagtagtagaaactcaacttggtctttactccttccaaaagaaccaactagcagtgatgatgagagttcaaatcatagcagtttttcgagcgataccagtAATTTCAAACTAGATGAACTAAAtctccaccttcttatagagcgtaatgatgatttctgcagtgtgaaatattcagatccacgggaatattattgcggtttacgccgaaaatggtcacatcggcttgccgaatcagaacgtcttgttcgtgacttggaaaatctcaacgctccaatcccaacaaggtactccttaaccatgcctcaagtaggtccagaaacttgcgagcttgccgtgcaaaggattagaaaagaaaacaacagaatgctagcaagacgatgtagattttacatgctaaagttagCCGacgaacaagcatcatcaaccggtagagaactaactgctatTGAAAATatatgtgtcttaagaaaccgccaatatttttctgaggacgatattgaggacttgtacactgatgatgattaagaatgttgtgattttagttttaagtttaatttatgatgatgcTATTATTTTGAAGATTATTAATGAcaatgttaagtattttcatctactcaaggttatgaatgctgcaatttaattaagttttttttttttgctttttgtatgaatgcttccattttgactaacttttgattaattattaatgaacaagtttaagtattcgtaaagaacttcaagctaatggcaccgagccttcaaacgaaaatggtgttcgagcacttttcaaccactaaaacggccatccgaacttttgtgtatccttgatgtattgatcttaccttattaatcgcacaaaaataagtagggttctatataaaatattgaagtttcaggggcccgaagcatgattaatttatggtcaaagtacgttaaaaagtgtaatgaaagaagggttaaccaaaagggcaaaaaaaaaaaaaaaaagacgcacactatagcgcagtaaattactgcgctatagcaatTAATGGAGCCgtccccgttaactgctttagcgcagtaaattactgcgctaaaggtacttcggtaacattttttttgttgttggggtattttggttcaaaatggttTTTTTGGGGTCATTTTGTTAGAATATATGATATGGGCTGATCTAACATTTGTTATTCTTTTGTTCGTTTATTTTTGTATCGGGCTCGGCCCAATTGTAATTATTTCCGGGTCACTACTTAAGAGTGAGCCCAAGTCATTTTGAACAGATTTTATTTTTCCTCTTTTGAGAATGAATGAAAGGTTCTTTCTCTTCCTTTTCTCTCTCACCGACCCTCAACCCTAACTTCTCATTGTCTCAATTCGTGACGGTTTTTTTGGTgatttaacatggtatcagagcccagATCCTATGCGATCTATTCATTACCTATATATCAATGTTATCTTGGTGAAATCTGACCACGATTTTTTTTTGTGCTTCCGCTACTCGTTTTATATTCTGTGAAAATATCGAAGTTCTTCGTCGGAAATCACTTCTGGTTACCACGAATCGTGTTTCTGGTTTCATTTGCATGAGATTGTTGCTCGTTGTGGTTGCTCGTGCAAGGAATCGTCATTTCCGAGTTGATTTTGCCCTAGTTTGTGTTCGTATGAGTTGATTTTTCCCTAATCTTGTTGGTGTGAGTTTGTTGCTTGCTGTGTTGTGTTCGAGTGAAGAATCGCTACTGGTTCGAGTTCAAATTGACCTAACTTGCCCTATTTTGGTCTTCGTCTTTCTCTAATTTGCGAAGGAAAATGGGAATCGGGTATTTTCGTTCTATCAATCAACGTTGCTGTGTGTAAACTGCATGTctttgacttgaattgtgatTTTGTTGTTGCTTAAAATTTGACTTCAACTGTGACTTTGTCGTTGCTCAAATTGTATTGTAAAAATGCCGGATGGTAGTCCCACTCCCACTGGTTCTCACCCTACTAGTAGTTCACCTCAGTCTCGTGCTGTCTTTCATGAGGATGATTACACTCATCCATGCCATCCACTATACGTGCATCCATCAGATGTGCTAGGAAACTCTCTGGTTCCGGTGCCGTTTGATGGGACTTGCTATGGTAGTTGGAGAAGGCATATTTTGGTCGCTCTTTCTATTAGAAACAAATTGGGTCTGATAGATTCTGATTCTGAGAGTCCCCCTGAAGACTCCCCTTTAGTTCGCCAGTGGCAAAGGTGTAATGATCTAGTAGTCTCCTGGTTGACAAACTCAATGACCCAAGAAATAGCTCGTAGTGTTGAATACTCAGTGTATGCTAAGGATATTTGGGCTGAATTAGAAGAGAGGTATGGTCAGGCGGATGCTGCAAGGGTGTTTGAATTAAAGAAAGAATTAGCTCATATATCTCAGGGATCACTTAACATAGCCTCTTACTTTAATAAGATCAAGCAGCTCTGGGACGAGATTGCTTCTTTGTCTGTTGGTAAGGCTCGTAGTTGTACTTGTAGTGCTAAGTCTGAGTATGCAAAAGATGAGGATGTTCAAAGAGTGTACCAATTCCTGATGGGCTTGAATGATACATACATTCAGACCAGTAGCAACATCCTGATGCTCAAGCCTTTTCCATCCATGAGTGTTGTATATGGTATGCTCTTATCTGATGAGACACAAAGACAAGTCTCCTCCTCATCACAATTTTCCACCAACTCTGCTTCTTTCCATGTTGGTGTATCCAAGCAGTCCTGTCCCTCAAAGGTTACTTTTGATCATGCCACATCAGGACTCTTTTGCAAGTTCTGCAAGAGAACTGGTCATATCATGGAGAAGTGTCACAGACTTCATGGGTTTCCCCCAAATTTTAAATTTACAAAAAATAAGCAAGCCAACCCACCAAACAATTCCAACAGGAAAACTGGTTTGTCAAATAATCCATCAGTAGCTGCTCATATCCAAGTCAACTTCAATCAGGTTCAGTCCTCTGGCTTAAATGATGCTACTACTGTGTCTAATGATCCTAATGTGGATGCATATCCAATGCCTGGTTTGTCTAAGGAACAATCAAACCAGCTTATGACATTGGTTCAACAGGGATTGCTCACTTTTGATCTATATGGCAATCCACACCTCTCTGCTTCTGCAAACTTTGCTGGTAAGCTGCTTGATCATAGTGTTGTGCTCAAATCATGTATGATGTCTGAAGTAGGTTCCTTTATTTGGATCATAGACTCTGGAGCCACTGATCATATGACATCACATAAACACCTCCTTTCAaatattcagacccttcctataCCTTATCTTGTCTCCTTACCTAATGGATATAAGGTTAAGGTGAATTATGTTGGTTCTATGACTTTATTTCCCAACCTAGTACTTGACCATGTCCTCTATGTTCCTAGTTTCCACTACAATCTAATATCTATTCACAAATTACTGTCACAACTTGATGGTTTTGTTCTATTTACCAAGTATCTATGTGTTATACAGGGCCCTTCCTTGAAGAAGCCTCTGGTTCTTGGTAAAGTGGATAAAGGCCTCTACAAGTCGATTCTGCCTAGTACCTCTATCTCTTCCACTCCTACTGTTTCAACTGTTTGCAATTCTTCATTATCTGATAAGAATGTCCTTGATGATGTTTCTGATTTTTTTCTGGTGTACGTACTGCTTCTACTCATGATGTAATTATTGATGACACTGCTGTTCCTAACAATACAACATCACCCATTTCTCATACATGTCCTACTTTACATGTTCCTGTGCCTAATGGCAGTATTGCTAATCATGCTAATGTATCAAACTTTAACAAATTAGATATGATATGGCATTACAGGTTGGGTCACATTCCTTTTTCAAAAATGAGGAACATACCTGGCCTTAGCAATTTATCACAGAAGCAGTCTTTCCCTTGTCCTGTTTGTCCTTTGGCAAGACAAACCAGACTGCCCTTCCCTGATAGTAGCATTCAAACCACTAAGCCCTTCCAACTGATTCACATTGACACTTGGGGTCCATATCACACCGCAACCACAAATGGATCCAAGTACTTCTTAACCATTGTAGATGAGTCTCTAGGGCTACTTGGACTTATCTAATGGGAGCCAAAAGCAATGCGTTTGATCTACtaaaatcttttattttcatGACAGAAAATCAATTTCAATTGAAAGTAAAGATTGTTAGGAGTGACAATGCACTAGAATTAGGCTCCAACATTGCTGGTTGCACCTTCTTCTCTGACAAAGGCATCCTACATCAGACCACCTGCTCTCACACCCCACAACAAAATGGGGTGGTGGAGAGGAAACATAGGCACCTGTTAGAAACTGCTAGGGCCCTCATTTTCCAATCTGCTCTCCCCATAAGATTTTGGGGAGACTGTGTTCTTACTGCCACCTATCTAATAAATAGGTTCCCCTCCAGCTTGTTAAATGCCAAAAGTCCCTATGAAATTCTCTATGATAAACAGCCAAATTATTCTCATCTTAAAGCCTTTGGTTGCCTATGCTACTCCACCATTCCCAAACCTCAAAGGGACAAATTTCAGCCCAAAGCCATGCCATGTGTGTTTCTGGGATACCCTTTTGCCAAGAAAGGATATAAGGTATATAGTCTTACTTCCAAACTGACTTTTGTGACCAGGGATGTTGTGTTTCATGAACACATTTTCCCTTTCACTCTTACTTCCAAACCACCTTCATTCCCATTGTCCCCTTCTCTATTCAGTTGTTTTGATGATCCTTTCCCTCCTTTCCCACCTCATTCTATTTCTGCCCAACAGCCTCATCCAACATGTGCTCCTAATCCTCCTGCCCAACAGCCTCATCCAACATTTGCTCCTAATCCTCATGAGTTTTCTCCCCCTCCTTCCCTTGCTTCCAGCCTTCCTCCACCTGATCCACAACCTCCCTCACCCACTTTCAATCAACCTTTTCCTTCTAGAGTTTCTTCCAGACCTCGCACCAGACCTTCTTACCTTGATAGCTATGTTTGCCAATCCACTTCACACAGTTCTAAGTCTGTTCCACCTACTTCTAGTCAGCCTCATGTGTTTGAGCCTCACACTTACTCTCAGGCAGTTTCAGTCCCTGCATGGCAAACTGCTATGAAGAAGGAATTTGATGCTTTAGAGTTGAATAACACATGGGAAATTGTTGAACTTCCACCTGGCAAGAAACCTATTGGATGTAAGTGGGTATACAAAGTTAAATACAAGGCTGATGGCTCCATAGAGAGGTATAAGGCTAGGCTTGTAGTTAGAGGTGACACCCAAGTTGAGGGCATAGACTTCCATGAGACTTTTTCACCTGTTGTTAAAATGTCTACTGCTAAGACTTTAATTGCTGTTGCTGTCAAGAAACAGTGGCCTTTATATCAACTCGATGTCAATAATGCTTTTCTCTATGGGGATTTAGATGAGGAAGTGTTTATGAAAGTTCCTCCTGGCCTATCTGTTCCCTCTTCTCCTACTCAATTAGTATGTAAGTTGAAAAAGTCCCTCTATGGCCTCAGACAGGCTTCCAGGCAGTGGTATGCCAAACTATCTCAGTCACTTTGTTCAAGAGGATACTCTCATTCCCTGAATGATTACTCCCTTTTCACCAAAATAACTCATGATTCTGTGGTGTTGCTAGTAGTGTATGTGGATGACATTATTATCACTGGGACTGATCTACATGAAATTGATTCTCTGAAAGCTTTCCTACATGAGCAGTTCAAAATTAAAGACTTAGGTTCTCTGAATTACTTCTTGGGCATTGAAGTGGTGCACTCTCCTGATGGGGTTCTTCTACACCAAAAGAAATTCATCCATGATTTACTTGTTGATTTTCATGCCATTGACTCCTCTCCAGTAGTATGTCCTCTtgaaatgcatgtaaaactccaGGCTGGTGTTGGGGATGTGTTGCCTAAACCAGAAGACTACAGATGCTTGGTAGGGAAGTTGAATTTTTTAACGAACACTAGGCCTGACATTTGCTTTGCTGTGCAACACTTGAGTCAGTTCATGCAGCAGCCATGTGTTCCCCATATGAAAGCTGCCCTGCATCTCCTTCGCTATCTTAAGGGCACCTCTGATGTTGGTATTTTCTTCAACAATACACCTGATTTTTCTCTTAGTGTTTTCTGTGACAGTGATTGGGGCTCCTGCCCTGATAGCAGGCGATT
The sequence above is a segment of the Lycium barbarum isolate Lr01 chromosome 6, ASM1917538v2, whole genome shotgun sequence genome. Coding sequences within it:
- the LOC132644423 gene encoding uncharacterized protein LOC132644423, giving the protein MPDGSPTPTGSHPTSSSPQSRAVFHEDDYTHPCHPLYVHPSDVLGNSLVPVPFDGTCYGSWRRHILVALSIRNKLGLIDSDSESPPEDSPLVRQWQRCNDLVVSWLTNSMTQEIARSVEYSVYAKDIWAELEERYGQADAARVFELKKELAHISQGSLNIASYFNKIKQLWDEIASLSVGKARSCTCSAKSEYAKDEDVQRVYQFLMGLNDTYIQTSSNILMLKPFPSMSVVYGMLLSDETQRQVSSSSQFSTNSASFHVGVSKQSCPSKVTFDHATSGLFCKFCKRTGHIMEKCHRLHGFPPNFKFTKNKQANPPNNSNRKTGLSNNPSVAAHIQVNFNQVQSSGLNDATTVSNDPNVDAYPMPGLSKEQSNQLMTLVQQGLLTFDLYGNPHLSASANFAGKLLDHSVVLKSCMMSEVGSFIWIIDSGATDHMTSHKHLLSNIQTLPIPYLVSLPNGYKVKVNYVGSMTLFPNLVLDHVLYVPSFHYNLISIHKLLSQLDGFVLFTKYLCVIQGPSLKKPLVLGKVDKGLYKSILPSTSISSTPTVSTVCNSSLSDKNVLDDVSDFFLVIANHANVSNFNKLDMIWHYRLGHIPFSKMRNIPGLSNLSQKQSFPCPVCPLARQTRLPFPDSSIQTTKPFQLIHIDTWGPYHTATTNGSKYFLTIVDESLGLLGLI